CTCTTGGTTTTATCTTCTCATTCACAAATGGAACTGAATGGGATGCTCCATATGGCCATATAGACTACAATTTCAAGTCCTCAAAGGTTTGGCAAAATAAACAGACTGAATTGTTCACTGAGGTTTCAAGTATTTATACTTACCTAGCTTGCTTTATCATTCACTCAAACTACTTATTTGGGGTGAAGCAAGTGCAATTTTACTAACAGTAATATACTTTTAAACTATATTCACTAacagagcaaaaaaaaaaaaaaaatgtgggcgcATAGCATAGCTTTAGCATAAGTTATGTTTAATCTTTTCTGAGTTATCCATCCCTTCGGAACATGGACATTTATTAGACTTTTAAGTAATTTGATTGTGTGTGAAACTTTTACAAGTTAGTCAACAAATTAAACTTAAAGCTACCGCAATATGATTCTCGAGTTTAGCCTAATACTCGTACTTTTTCCTTTATTGATGACCCGGCGACGTGGCTAGGTGGTTAATGAGCACATCACGCCAATTGTAGGTTGGAAATTCTTTCTTAGTTAGGAAAATAAAAGTAGTTGGGAAGTTCTTATGTTTGACGTACAGGTCGGTGATTTATAAGCAAAGAAGACGAGAAAAGCAGGAAGAATTGCAAATGTCAGTGAAGAGTGAACGACTTGGAAAAGACATTGTCCAAATATTGGATTAGACCGCACTTGTTTGCTTTCCCATTTAACTCTTACACGTTTTTCAGATTTAGCTCCATGCTTAatagtttatctatgttttccaTTTATTGTTCGAATGTAAGAGTTGATTCTGTCCATGGACGGAGAAGACCTTAAACCCATGCTAATAATGTGGTCTTCATATTGTGTGTGCCACCGTCCCACAACTAATTCGACCTTAATTATTACTctcttcattcatttttacttatccgctatattaaaaatagatgTTCACTTATACTTGTTCagtttagaaaatcaagatatcatttatcacttagtttTTAAGTACCTTTATTATTAACAAAATATCATTTCTCAAAATATTGAATTTATTATATTCAAAAGGTGATATAGTAAACTTATCATTTTAgtattaattatttcttaaagagtgtgtcaagtcaaacatgaatgaataaaaatgaaCATAGGGAGTATGATTCAAGCTGATCGTCATGGAGTACTTGAAAATCTTTATTCCAACaataagattttgaagtgatTTAAAGGAGTATGAAAAGAAGACTTCAAAATATAATAGAATAAAATGGATGTTACAAAGAGAAGACCAAGACTCAACGCATCCAGGAGCTCAACGAAGCAAAGAAGGGCTGACAGATTTAGACCGCAAACCATTTTTCTGGGGGGATATTTGTAATCCTAATTAGAATTAGGTATAAGAAGGGGAGCACCTCCTCTCTCCTATTAAGCATAACAACAAAGTTGCTCCCGTGACTATTATTAATTAAGTATCACGGGTTcgtttttttttgacaattatGGTAAATAGATTCAAGACACCCAAAATAGAATCAGGTATGAATAGGTTTAGGACTTCAATTCTACCTCAGTTATTGAACGAAGTTGTTGATGAAAAAATTCCCGTAGTAGATTACTTGAGTTGACTAACTGCTTATTTTATTGCTTGTAGATTGTATcccttttttctaaaatatgttattttgtcatccatttgtagattttgatttCCATATTATGCTGACATCATTTTGTACtagacttttttttcttttcttttgtacttTTTGGGAATTCGCAAGACCTTAACAGTATCtttagtggtcgtttggtacgtAGAAAAAATTATCCCAGAATTATAATCCTGACTAATTTATTCCATCTctcgggactaatttatcccatctaggAGATGGGATTAAATAATCTCAGGATTAATGAGATAAGATGGATATCTCATTTTTAAGTTTGGGATGCactttatactttgtttggtacaaGATATAAATACCTTCTACCAATTTCCTCCAAACATTGATACAAAATTATCTCACTTATGATTaatctaattcccaaaaaagATATTACATTTCAATATTTCTAGTAtaaaactctaaataattaattatcaccTTGGTTTAGAATATATCGTCCCGTCAAGATTTAAATCATTagacatttttcttttcttttgcacTTTTTGGGAATTTATAAGACCTTAAAAATACCTTAAGAATATATTGTCCCGTCAAGATTTAAATCATTTAACTTTAGAATGGCTTTAAATAACAAAATGTGGTGATGGCGATGCCCTTGAAAAGCCTTGATTATGATATACATCCAGTATTAATGCGGCTAAGAGTTTAAATTATTTCGATCACTTTCTGAGAAAACCCAAAGAGAGGCCCAAGTCCGAAGGCTTTCATCACTTCATACAGGCTGCTAAAGTGAttttaaaaaacaagaaaaacatggAAGTCGTTTCCATTTTTAAAGGTGGGCGGTGGGTGAAGAACTGAATTGGATGTAGGTGCACTCATAGCCTACAATATCACTATGCCAAAAGTTGTATTTATATGTCGAGATAAAATCCACCCTGCATTTGGGTGGATACGTTTTAATTTGAAGTTACATTTTGACATTTGACACTATTTTCGGGCATTAGGGGAGAAGGTTTGAAAAGCACCATACGTAGTTCCATTAGTACCATCTACAGGTACAGCAAGCTACTAatattaacaaaacaaaattaaaattagcATGGAAAGGTCCGTTgctcttttgtttgttttttttttttttttgggtgggcgGTGGACCTAATTGGAATAGAGGTACACTGAGACCCTGCAATTGGAATAAGCCAAAGTTATCTTTACACTTCAAGATAAAGTCTACCCCACATTTGAGTGGATACCTTTCAATTTGAAGATACACTTTGATATTTGACACCATTTTCTTGCTTGGCACCATAAGTAGTTCCATTGCTACCATTGGCAATACATAGTTTTGTCCTAGTCTCCACATAGTTTCCGGCCATATAATCAAACAAAATGCCAGCGCCAATGCCAACAGCCAAATCAATAGTGTAATGGCCCCTAGTGCTCAGCAACCTCACCACTTGCAATATATTCAAGGCGTCAAATACTCGAGCCAATTCCCATCTCTGCATCCGTTTCATATCCAGCGAAGCAATCACGGAGGCCGCCACATGCCCtgaataaaacaagaaaaacgaCACATTCCCTACTGGGAAATCGGCCCCTGACCCCAAGAAATCCTacaattggaaaaaaaagaaagcgaTCTATCAGTgcatttttatataataaattCATCGTAGATTAAAGTAAGCTCAGCACACACATCGAGTGGGTGTTCTTTTAGTGGTTAATAAAGTGGGTTGAAACCCATGAGATGTCAGGTTCAAATCTTAGCGGAATCAAAAAACCAATAAGTGATTTCTTCCATCAGTTTAAGTTTTGGTGGACAGAATTACTCTCTACATAtcttaaaaagaaagaaaatatagttaCATAAATGGTAAGAGAGTGACCACTTGTCAGTTTCAAGGCAGGGTGGTCCTAAATTTAATGTTATAGTAATGGGGAAGTACTCGCATTAGCATGCAAATAATAAACTTAATCCCTCTTACAAATCCAAGCTATTTTTTAGACAGCTATTTCTGCCGAATTATGCTAAAGCTATAAACGACAGTTGGATACGTGACATCATGTGCAGTTGGGCCATATGGTCCCAACTACTATGACTTATGATAAAATTAAATACTAGCATTACTAAGCAGCAATTCGTTCAGCATTATCACCTTTTTGTTAGAGAACTATTGTTTGAAATATAACGTAATTGCTCTTTGAGCACGAGACTACACGAAAATTCAAGATTAGACAAGTCCAAGTTTTTTGTTAGATGGCTATTTATGCTGATTAAGACTAAGCTTTAACTGACGGTCCGATACGTGACATTATGTGCAATTGGGGCATATGGTCCCCCCTAGGACATGAAAAAAATCGATACTAGTATTAAGTAGCAATACTTTTAGCATTACGACtttgttaaaaaaattgtttgaaacGACACACAGTTGCTTCTTTTGAGCACAAGATTACACGAAAGTTCAAGATAATCCATCTAGAATTACTAGTATTTGAGTCAAATGTAGATGGTTAATTTGTGATCTACGCGAATAAAGTGGAAGAACCCATCTTTCAGAGTTCAAATTATATACCCGTCAgtacaatttttttatattatcaagTTAATTACGAAAAGACATTCATAATCttacaacaaaatataaaatttgtagtcgtaaaaatttaaaataaaagatgtTACATGCGAAATTGGTAAAGGTGATGGGATATACTATATAATTTAGCCCCCGTTTGGctataagaattattcactttattccgaaATTTTTTTGTCGGAATCAATCGCGATTTGGTGAGAATTCAATACTGGCTGAAGTTgtcaaataccaaaaactcaaaaacttattattttcttttttttaaaatcacttttttcacttttttactacatttcaccaaaaactataatttcaaaaaaaacacaactccaactttaaaattccaaaaaaaaaatttttttttttatatctataGACAAACGGGGCCTTAAAATCTCTTTAAGTTTTAAAGCAAAAGACATCTAGACTAGCTGTAAACAAAATGTTTGTACGGTGATGGATAAGAAAAAAGTACCTCTGGCAAAGGCAACTGTGTAGCATACCCAAGAATGCCTCTGAATGTGAACATGAATATCGCCGATATTGTCGCTCGAGGCCGTCCTTCTATTAGAAAAGTCGCCAAAATGTACGCCGTTTGCATCGCCACGAAGAGCTAAATAAAACCCAAAATAGATTTgtcaaaaaaggaaataaataatCTATCCCTAAAAAAAACAATCCTTACACtaagaaaaatcagaaaaaaatgaatgaattttaCTACAACATACATCCTATATGTGGGGTCAGAGAGATTGTTTCCGAAAAACCCAGCTCTAACCAACAAAGTTTTgacaatgcaaaaaaaaaattctcgaaaaagactttaaaaaaattgaaattaattaCGATCCTCATTAAACTGGTGGTAGCTAAcataattttttgataattcaGCACTACATAGGATTAATGACTAGAATTTGATTACAGAATTCATCTGTCGCTAATTCCTATTTTTTCAATAGTAAAAATGCAGACATTGTAGATCCAGTAAATAACCAAATCGAAAACACAGACATGCAGAGATTGGTAATTTTCTTACCGTGTTTAATCCAGCAAAAAGGGTGTTGAGAGCAGGTCTTTCAGCAAGCAAACGATTAAGAGGAATGGTAACAATGAATCCCAGATCGAATGGTGGAGAAGAAGCTGGGATCATACGAAGAGTGTATTCAACTCCCATGAAAAGCAACATTAAAGCAGCAAACACACACGGTAACGGATGGTACTTCACCACACCCAATACATCCTCCATCGTCCACTTCATAAAATACGCATTACTTAGCCACCCATAACCACCGTTATCCGAGCccaatttcttcttcatttcgtCAACCTTTCTGTTTAGTTTTCCGTTAGTGTTATGCCTATTACGTGTGTGTCCCTTCATCGGTGCAGTTAGAGAACGAGAAAAGCATGGTGAATAATGTGGATCTTGTGAATGTATTTATATGGGAGTGACGGAGTTTACGAGATCGTTGCCTTGGTAGGATATTTTGTACTAGATCTTAAGTAGATTACAGAGTTTTCATCACAAGTGTTGGAAATGCAGGACAATAAAGGATACCTACTTGTGTCGACTAACGCCAAATACTTTAAAGGAAGAGGTAAGACCCAACACGCTCTCTTAGCGCGTCGAATAAAGAGTGGTGCGCTGTTGCAATAGAGCGTGCGGGGTGACATCACAAACCAAAGGAGGAACTTTACACGGCGATACCTTCACGCgcactttcctttccaaatatcacaaaattgaaatttttttttttttttccggtatTTGGAACCGAACCCGATTATGAGTCTGTTTGAGTTGGCTTAGTGTTTTTGACTAACAAGCAAAAAATCATAAGTTAGAAATTCTGACTTATGCCTTTTGagttatttttgttattttaacttaaaaataagtgtttaaaaatattttttcattatAGACACATTGTAAAAgtatttaaaaactattttggcttaaaatcacctaaaataagccaatcaaAACAGACTTTATATTTGAATTCGCGCCGCGTAGGACCATTTGTGAAGCACTCCCCATCAAACCATAACTCAAACCTGAGACctctgattaaaaaaaaagaagcttatCTGCCGCACCACATCCTTTAATagtacaaaattaaaatttcctaTTTGGTCTTACGTTCTTTTTTGTAAAGTATAACAAAATCCATAGAATCAACAAATGAAAGTAAgaatatttatacttaataatcatgattaagtattaagaaaaaaaatatatataaatatatatttatatatatatatatatatatatatatatatatttatttatttttttttttttttttactacttaatataaagatgaattcttacttTTTGTCGTCCTCACAAACCTTTGGTGGGGCCTCCTAAAAGAAATTCCTAATATATCCCAAAGCCTAGGCTGTGATGTTATCTTAAAAAGATAACTTAGGCTGTGAAGATTTTTACAATGAGCTATGTAAATGGTACCTTGTACTTGGTCTCATCTCATACCGTCACCATTAGCTTCTAAATAAACACGTGTATTTACTAAGGAAATCATTATTGTGTATTTCTTCCTCTGTccttttcataaaaaataacagttgtccccttatatatatatatatatagagagagagagagaggtatTTCACTCAGTGTTCGGTATCCGTATTGAAGCCCTACTAAATTCAAATTCGCGTCGCGTAAGGCCCATTCAGGGAAAGCGCTCCCTAACAAGGATTTTTCCATACCGAAGGCTAGAACCCGAGACCTCTGATTAAGAGAGGAGTAACACCTTCCGCTGCACCACatctttagttatgccttaaggcaaagtctgtcgcataaggcagactttttgcaaagccttgccttgcgatttttttttttctgactaagcgggggttcgaacccagaacctcggggtatttttGGCCACCTATTTAagcgaaggccaaaaattaaagaccagcaatttgagggacaaaattaaagaccaccccaaaggaagggcaatccgtgcaaaaaatgatttttaacgtaggtttgggcccgggcttagcacgggccaaaTGACCctaatgtgtgtgtatatattttatataaatatttattagcTTAGTATAAATATTCGCGTAAATAAGTtcttatctttaattatttaagaTTCATAAACACCTTTTTAAAAGTTggaaatacattcaaaaacacATTATGATTACGCCTCAATCCAAATAAGTTAGAATCGGCTATATAAATTCTCGCCGTTAGAATTGGCTATATAAATTATCGCTGATTATATTTATCCAATTAAATTTAATTCAGACCAATATTATACACGAAATATATATCTAAGAATTAGGAAAAATTAAATGCTACTCTCTTTGGTCCATATAAtctatttttaaagtttttttttttttccgtatccccaccgtcccaatttatataatAGTGTTTGAGTTGCAatctcattaaaggtaaaatatgaaatttaaatttgaattgtaattaaatatatataaaaaaaaattaaactggCTAAAAATGGTACAGATGAAGAgagtacttttaaaaaaaagatatttaataGTTTTAATCCTAAAAACATTTGTATGTACCATTCTTATTTAATTCTTTCAAAGTCTCACTGTAAATGTGGATTAGAGAAAAATGATAAACAAGTTCCCAACAGCAATTACTTCGGACTCGAGGAAGTACTAATGTTTTATGGGATATATTGATCTAGACATTAAACACTGAAGTCGCTAGCTGCTATTAATactgtatagtatatatattaaaatacacTCCACCTTAATAGTTAATTGCcattatttgtttcttcatttttgtCTCCTGTCTTATTCTGATAGCTGTTACTGTTGGCACTATGTTACTAGATTTCGTCATTTGTCCACCTGCATTagctctctttcttcttctctcatGTGCTGTTTTCCTGTTTTTATGCACCTCATAAATTGAACCAGAGATTTTTCCAACTCAGAAGTTTGAGGATTCAAATCATACCTGATGATAATTACTaaaacccaaaaagaaaaattaaaagcaaaagaaaaagattagttGATCTGCTATGTATGAACTATGAAGTGTGACGAATTTGCCTCGGCCGAGAAGCTATTTCCTTTTAAATCGTTTCGATGGTAACTCCTATAAGAAACCGTAAAAATAGTGTAACTAATGCAGTTAAAATGATAAGGTTTTTCTTTTCGCTTTTACCAATTTGAACTTTAAAATTATACGTTTAGTCACACAGCTtaaataaaaacatttttttaaaagtgaaaatgggATTTTCCATACCACTTATAtatgagtccggaaccaaaatgactttaaaattaaaaaaaaaaaaaaaaaattgaaccaaaataccccaaaaaaaggggTACAAAAGTACCTTATATACCACTAGTCACTACCCTACTTTGTCCTTAATCTATACTTCTACTTCCATTTATAAATTAGTTACTTTTATAATCATTCGACAAAAATGCGTTCTTTAACCTGATTTAGTTCCTTGTCTAAAAGTCATGCATGATAATGCCGGTAGGAGACTAGGAAATTTCTACATGGTATATCACATCGACTGTAGTCAATTGCAAGACATCCTCATCATATTACGTTATTCCCTCAATCATCTCCCATTCTACGATCTTTgtgtttttattcttttgaCATTTGCTTTGAAccaaatttgacaaaaaaagtTAGTACCAAATATGATCCCGTCTATTAAACCTGAAGTGTTCAGCAAAGTTAATTCTCAAACTGCAAAATAATTCATTTGAGATATTTGGAATATCCATTTTAAGTTTGTTTACTCTGTCACAATGGGAATATGCTAATTCATAAGAAAATAGGGAAGCAAAGCAGCTTAGCAAGATCGAAAATATGAGGCCTGCCACTGACTATTGTGCCAGCAAATAACTTTAGGAAATAACACAGAATATGTGAGACGAGAGATGAACAAAGAGCTCTTTACATCTTCAACAAGTCAACATCCTTCCAAGTCATTGATTCTACGTTGGTTTGGACATTGTGGCTAACAGAAAAGATCTCAAGTTAATAAAAAAACCACAAGTAGTTCAAGAAAAAGGGGACACAGAAGTTACAAAACGTTAGAAGCCACTTCTCCCGCGAAATTTATTGACGAAATGTACACGTTCATCAAGCAATAAATAAGCCTGAGAA
Above is a window of Lycium ferocissimum isolate CSIRO_LF1 unplaced genomic scaffold, AGI_CSIRO_Lferr_CH_V1 ctg518, whole genome shotgun sequence DNA encoding:
- the LOC132044751 gene encoding phosphatidylcholine:diacylglycerol cholinephosphotransferase 1-like, which gives rise to MKGHTRNRHNTNGKLNRKVDEMKKKLGSDNGGYGWLSNAYFMKWTMEDVLGVVKYHPLPCVFAALMLLFMGVEYTLRMIPASSPPFDLGFIVTIPLNRLLAERPALNTLFAGLNTLFVAMQTAYILATFLIEGRPRATISAIFMFTFRGILGYATQLPLPEDFLGSGADFPVGNVSFFLFYSGHVAASVIASLDMKRMQRWELARVFDALNILQVVRLLSTRGHYTIDLAVGIGAGILFDYMAGNYVETRTKLCIANGSNGTTYGAKQENGVKYQSVSSN